Within Claveliimonas bilis, the genomic segment AATCTGCTTCACAGAATAGAAGAAAATGAGAGATGTTTTTCGGTGGAAGCGAAAATGCTGCAGTACCAGGATCAGGATAAAATGGACAGCGCCGGAACCTTTTACAACGCGCTCGGCTGGGCTTTTGCCAGAGGACGGGACGGTAAGGCAAAGCAGTATGACAGGCCATGCAGCGTATTTGCCGCCTGTGCAGGCGCTGCCATATACCGACGGGATGTGTTTGAAAAAATCGGATATTTTGACGAAAGACATTTTGCTTATCTGGAAGACATAGATGTGGGATACCGGGCAAGGATATACGGCTATGTGAATCTCTATGAACCGTCAGCGGAAGTCATTCATGTAGGAAGCGCTTCCAGCGGTTCCCGGTACAATGTTTTTAAGACGAAGTATTCTTCCAGAAATAATGTTTATTTGATTTATAAGAACATGCCTTTTTTGCAGATTCTTCTGAACAGTCCCTTCCTTTTGGCCGGGTTTGCGGTAAAAACGGTATTTTTCTTCCGGAAAGGTCTGGGAAAGGAATATGTAAAGGGGCTGCTTGCTGGTGTGAAAATCTGCCGGAAGGAAAATAAAGTGTCTTTTCAAAAGGGAAATTTGAAAAATTATCTCGTAATACAGGCTGAATTGTGGAGAAATCTTTTTCGAAAGCGATCATAGCGTGAATGAAGGTTAATGAAGTCTTAAGATAGTTTCCCTTGCCCTCGGCGAAAAAGTATTGTATCATAATAAAAGTGTTTCTATAGCGTTGGTATGTACTGACGCTTTTATTTAAGTAAAAATGTCTGTTACCATGGAGAAGATAGATGCGAGAAGAGAAAAGAATAAAGAGAAGAGAAAAGGAACTGCAGAAAAGGAAGCGAAAGAGAAGAAGGAAAAGGCGTGTGGCGGTTCTTGTGATAGAGCTGGTTATTCTGTGTGTGCTTGGAGCAGTAGCCTTTGGTATGTTCAAACTGGATAAGTTGAATCATACGGTATTTAATGAAGACAGCATTTTGAATAATGGGGTTAACCAGGAAGGGTTTAAAAATATTGCACTGTTTGGAACAGACAACAGGGCAGGAGAGACATCCGGGGTAAGAAGTGACTGTATTATCGTGGCCAGTATCAATACAAACACGAAGGAAGTAAAAATGCTTTCTGTGTATCGCGACACCATGCTTCAGCAGGCAGATGGTACATATGATAAAGCAAATTCTGCGTATGCTACAGGCGGCGCTGAGGCGGCTATCAATATGCTGAATAAAAATCTGGACTTGGATATCACAGATTATGTTACAGTAAATTTCCTTGCATTGGCAGATGCGGTAGATTTATTGGGCGGAATTGAATTGGATCTTACAGAAGAGGAAGTTGTCCACATGAATAATTACTGCGTGGAAACTTCAGAAATTACCGGGAAAGATTATGAAAGAATTGAGCCGGAGGTTGCTGGAACCTACCAGCTGAATGGGGTACAGGCAGTTTCCTATGCCCGGATCCGTTATACTGCCGGAGGAGATTTTGAGCGTACCTCCCGTCAGAGGCTTGTGATTGAAAAACTGGTGGAAAAAGCCAAAAGCGCCAATCTGGGAACTATCAATAAGGTGATCGATGCTGTTTTCCCGGAAATATCAACAAGTTTTTCTTCCACAGAGATCATAGGACTTGCGGCTGATGTTTTCAATTATGAGCTGGGAGAGAACGGCGGATTCCCGTTTACACCGGAGACTCCGGAATCCATTCCGGGATATTCGGGGTCCTATGTAGTGGCTGCAGGTTTGGCGGATAATGTAAGGCAGGCCCATGAGTTCCTTTTTGGTGATGAAGATTATGAACCGACAGAAGTTGTTCAGGGAATCAGCGATGAACTTTCTGAAATGACAGGGATATATCCGCAGGCAGATGAGGAGCAGACGGAGGATACACAAAATGAAACCGGAAGTGAATAGGCGGATCGTAGATGTGATTATACCAGTGTATAAACCGGAAAAAGATTTTTATAAGCTGGTGGAAAGACTGGAGAAACAGACAGTTCCCATAAGGCATATCCACATTATGCACACGGTAGATGGTATGGATTTGTCAGAATTAGCCGGGAAGTATGAGAATCTTCTGCTTACAGAGATACGGCCGGAAAAGTTTGATCATGGCGGGACAAGAGATCAGGCTGCCCGTATGTCAGATGCGGATATTCTTGTGTTTTTTACACAGGATGCTCTGCCAAAGGGAAAAGATTTGATTGAAAATTTGATAAGGCCCCTTGAAAATGATAAGACGGCAGTCTCTTTTGCACGGCAGCTGCCAAGAGAGGATTGTGCTATTATTGAACGGTATGTAAGGAAATTTAATTATCCGGAGAAAAGCCGGATAAAGTCAGAAGAGGATCTGGAAGAACTGGGAATAAAAACCTTTTTTTCTTCGAATGTCTGTGCAGCTTACAACAGAAGAATTTATCTTGAGGTGGGCGGATTTGAAAAGCAGACTATTTTAAATGAGGATATGCTGTTTGCTGCCAGATGTATCAAACAGGGTTACAGCGTGTCTTATACAGCAGAAGCAAAGGTGATCCATTCTCATAATTACACACATTTGCAACAGTTCAGGAGAAATTTTGATGTGGCAGTTTCACAGGCACAGCACCCGGAAATTTTCTGTGGGATAAAGTCGGAAAAAGAAGGGATACGGCTGGTAAAGAGTGGGGCAGTATATCTTCTAAGGACCGGCAGACCGTTTAAAGTACTATCGCTGTTCTGGGGAAGCGCAGTAAAATATGCAGGATTTTTTATGGGGAAACATTACCGGAGCCTTCCTAAAAGGATGATTCTTTGCTGTACCATGTTTCCGGCATACTGGAAGCGGGTAATGTGAAAAAAGAGGGGTAAAATATTGAAAAAAAGCATAAAGTAATGTATTATGTTGTTTGAAATGTTTGAAGCGCGGAAAGAAACTGTACCAAAGAAAGGATGTTACCATGGCAGGTAGAGGGCGAAAAAGAGGCCGGCGTAAGCGCCACAGTTTTGCAGCGTGGTCGCTTGGGAAAAAAATAGGAGTCATTTTTGGCGGAGTTGCATTTGCGGTGCTTTCGACAGCGGCAGTGCTGCTGGCTGGAAAGATGAGTAAGATAGAAACAACCAAAATTGATACAGACAAGTTGAATATATCTTCAGAAGTGGAGCATGAGGAGGGATATACGAATATCGCTCTTTTTGGTCTGGATTCCAGAGAAAACAGCCTTGGAAAGGGAAATCGGAGCGATACGATTATGATCGCAAGTCTCAATAATGAAACAAAAGAGGTAAAACTGGTCTCCATATACCGGGATACGCTGCTCCAGCTGGATGACGGAAGTTATAATAAAGCAAATTCCGCTTACTCTTTTTATGGACCGGAAGGCGCGATTTCCATGATCAATAAAAATCTGGATATGAATATTGAAAAGTATGTCACGGTCAATTTCAATGCACTGGTAGATGTGATCGATGCAGTGGGAGGACTGGACATAGAAATGACGGAAGAGGAAGTTGTCCATATGAACAATTATTGTGTGGAGACTTCTGAAGTAACGGGTAAAAGCTACACAAAAATCGAGCCTGAGGTTGCGGGAACCTATCATTTAAATGGGGTGCAGGCTGTTTCTTACTCCAGAATCCGTTATACAGCCGGTGGAGATTTTGAACGGGCATCCAGACAGCGGCACGTGCTGGAACTGATTGCCAATGA encodes:
- a CDS encoding LCP family protein, producing the protein MAGRGRKRGRRKRHSFAAWSLGKKIGVIFGGVAFAVLSTAAVLLAGKMSKIETTKIDTDKLNISSEVEHEEGYTNIALFGLDSRENSLGKGNRSDTIMIASLNNETKEVKLVSIYRDTLLQLDDGSYNKANSAYSFYGPEGAISMINKNLDMNIEKYVTVNFNALVDVIDAVGGLDIEMTEEEVVHMNNYCVETSEVTGKSYTKIEPEVAGTYHLNGVQAVSYSRIRYTAGGDFERASRQRHVLELIANEAQSMSLGTINKIIDEVFPQISTNFTLTEMVSYAKDFAKYTLGDSLGFPSKNTTDMLNEVGSVVIPDTLSTNVQEVHQFLFGNDGYTVSSTVQDIEYGISERASSSSYDSSGETWEDDSGETYDDSYDTGYDSSYYDDGTDDSSWDSSGTGDGGYTDTGTSDGWTDSGTDSGTDYGDGSTDGGYVDDSGGGSEYSGTE
- a CDS encoding LCP family protein, which codes for MREEKRIKRREKELQKRKRKRRRKRRVAVLVIELVILCVLGAVAFGMFKLDKLNHTVFNEDSILNNGVNQEGFKNIALFGTDNRAGETSGVRSDCIIVASINTNTKEVKMLSVYRDTMLQQADGTYDKANSAYATGGAEAAINMLNKNLDLDITDYVTVNFLALADAVDLLGGIELDLTEEEVVHMNNYCVETSEITGKDYERIEPEVAGTYQLNGVQAVSYARIRYTAGGDFERTSRQRLVIEKLVEKAKSANLGTINKVIDAVFPEISTSFSSTEIIGLAADVFNYELGENGGFPFTPETPESIPGYSGSYVVAAGLADNVRQAHEFLFGDEDYEPTEVVQGISDELSEMTGIYPQADEEQTEDTQNETGSE
- a CDS encoding glycosyltransferase family 2 protein — protein: MCKVTVVIPNYKGEKYLLPCLESVYEMTGIPVHVIVVDNGSTDSCIEKAKERYPQTEFICFSKNYGFCRAVNAGIKASRTSYVILLNNDTKVKEGFVENLLHRIEENERCFSVEAKMLQYQDQDKMDSAGTFYNALGWAFARGRDGKAKQYDRPCSVFAACAGAAIYRRDVFEKIGYFDERHFAYLEDIDVGYRARIYGYVNLYEPSAEVIHVGSASSGSRYNVFKTKYSSRNNVYLIYKNMPFLQILLNSPFLLAGFAVKTVFFFRKGLGKEYVKGLLAGVKICRKENKVSFQKGNLKNYLVIQAELWRNLFRKRS
- a CDS encoding glycosyltransferase → MKPEVNRRIVDVIIPVYKPEKDFYKLVERLEKQTVPIRHIHIMHTVDGMDLSELAGKYENLLLTEIRPEKFDHGGTRDQAARMSDADILVFFTQDALPKGKDLIENLIRPLENDKTAVSFARQLPREDCAIIERYVRKFNYPEKSRIKSEEDLEELGIKTFFSSNVCAAYNRRIYLEVGGFEKQTILNEDMLFAARCIKQGYSVSYTAEAKVIHSHNYTHLQQFRRNFDVAVSQAQHPEIFCGIKSEKEGIRLVKSGAVYLLRTGRPFKVLSLFWGSAVKYAGFFMGKHYRSLPKRMILCCTMFPAYWKRVM